One genomic window of Micromonospora sp. WMMD1128 includes the following:
- a CDS encoding sensor histidine kinase, protein MKAYQQGWTLRRRVVALLGVVLVLLLGLAAAEATVAAKNRQNIDAVLLRTGPLRVQAQELMSALLDQETAVRGYAVNGDRSDLAPYQEGLRREQGLVASIRGLSADYPGVRRELAVIEGQAEQWRTQVAEPVIATTERGGPAAGRALITDQTRRQFDGIRASVTTLQDEILAVRKQTADRVNATSNALVVLLVVAALVVAVAGAVMLLSLDRILVRPLAALVGQVREVADGDYQHRIAGSGPPEFRQLADDIDQMRQKIAQDLDEVRQARERIEWVNDQLQKQAEELTRSNRDLEQFAYVASHDLQEPLRKVASFCQLLQRRYAGQLDERADQYIAFAVDGAQRMQRLINDLLAFSRIGRLTTGFTEVDLNKVMGDVAGQTEAARQYADAELTWDRMPTISGEEPLLTNLLANLVSNSVKFRRPDVPPKVHVSARLVDGEWEISCRDNGIGIEPEFADKIFVIFQRLHSKDAYPGTGIGLAIVKKIVEYHGGRVWVDTDAGEGTTIRFTLPALAADIEAAKAADEAESAESAEPVDAEGQPDGAAGAEPPAGADRQDTNGDMKETVG, encoded by the coding sequence ATGAAGGCGTACCAGCAGGGGTGGACCCTGCGGCGGCGGGTGGTCGCGCTGCTCGGCGTGGTCCTGGTGCTGCTGCTCGGGCTGGCCGCCGCGGAGGCGACGGTCGCGGCGAAGAACCGGCAGAACATCGACGCGGTGCTGCTCAGGACCGGTCCGCTGCGGGTCCAGGCGCAGGAGTTGATGAGCGCGCTGCTGGACCAGGAGACCGCGGTGCGCGGGTACGCGGTGAACGGTGACCGCAGCGACCTGGCGCCCTATCAGGAGGGCCTGCGGCGCGAGCAGGGCCTGGTCGCCTCGATCCGCGGGCTCTCCGCCGACTACCCGGGTGTGCGCCGTGAGCTGGCCGTCATCGAGGGGCAGGCCGAGCAGTGGCGGACCCAGGTGGCCGAGCCGGTGATAGCGACCACCGAGCGCGGCGGCCCGGCGGCCGGTCGGGCGTTGATCACCGACCAGACCCGGCGGCAGTTCGACGGCATCCGGGCGTCGGTGACCACGCTCCAGGACGAGATCCTGGCCGTCCGGAAGCAGACCGCCGACCGGGTCAACGCCACGAGCAACGCGCTCGTCGTGCTGCTGGTCGTCGCGGCGCTGGTGGTGGCGGTGGCCGGCGCGGTGATGCTGCTGTCGCTCGACCGGATCCTGGTCCGCCCGCTGGCCGCCCTGGTCGGCCAGGTGCGGGAGGTCGCCGACGGCGACTACCAGCACCGCATCGCCGGCTCCGGCCCGCCGGAGTTCCGCCAGCTCGCCGACGACATCGACCAGATGCGGCAGAAGATCGCCCAGGACCTGGACGAGGTACGCCAGGCCCGGGAACGGATCGAGTGGGTCAACGACCAGCTTCAGAAGCAGGCCGAGGAGTTGACCCGCTCCAACCGCGACCTGGAGCAGTTCGCGTACGTGGCCTCGCACGACCTCCAGGAGCCGCTGCGCAAGGTGGCCAGCTTCTGCCAGCTCCTCCAGCGGCGCTACGCCGGGCAGCTCGACGAGCGGGCGGACCAGTACATCGCGTTCGCGGTGGATGGCGCGCAGCGGATGCAGCGGCTCATCAACGACCTGTTGGCGTTCTCCCGGATCGGCCGGCTCACCACCGGCTTCACCGAGGTCGACCTGAACAAGGTGATGGGTGACGTGGCCGGGCAGACCGAGGCGGCGCGGCAGTACGCGGACGCGGAGCTGACCTGGGACCGGATGCCGACGATCAGTGGTGAGGAGCCGCTGCTGACCAACCTGCTGGCCAATCTGGTCAGCAACTCGGTGAAGTTCCGCCGCCCCGACGTGCCGCCGAAGGTGCACGTGTCGGCCCGGCTGGTCGACGGCGAGTGGGAGATCAGCTGCCGGGACAACGGCATCGGGATCGAGCCGGAGTTCGCCGACAAGATCTTCGTGATCTTCCAGCGGCTGCACTCCAAGGACGCGTACCCGGGCACCGGCATCGGGCTGGCGATCGTCAAGAAGATCGTGGAATACCACGGCGGCCGGGTCTGGGTGGACACCGACGCGGGGGAGGGCACCACCATCCGGTTCACGCTGCCCGCGCTGGCGGCCGACATCGAGGCGGCGAAGGCCGCCGACGAGGCGGAGAGCGCGGAGAGCGCGGAGCCGGTGGACGCCGAGGGTCAGCCGGACGGGGCGGCCGGGGCAGAGCCGCCCGCGGGGGCGGACCGACAGGATACAAACGGTGACATGAAGGAGACGGTGGGATGA
- a CDS encoding fused MFS/spermidine synthase — translation MVTKPATTAPAAPHALPNGLAAFLVFLSSGAVLVLETVSLRLVGPYVGVTLQVTSSVIGMALAAIAYGAWMGGWLADRRDPRTLLAPALVLAGIATAVTLPIVRYAGEALRGGAASAVLLLTALTVLLPAALLAGITPLVVKLQLADLRRTGQVVGKLSSIGTLGGITATLGTGFILVAALPSSVIVLALAGVLGVTGLALGFWLRRRSGSGLSTPGRAKAALALLGLAAAGLTAAAPNPCDVETAYHCARVEADPALPEGRTLYLNSAEHSYVDLADPTHLKYSYAQWVGLVADLARPAGQPMDALHLGGGGFTVPNYLAATRPGSDNLVFEVDGGLVELDRREMGLRTGPKLRARVGDARVLLGGEPTDSRDFVVGDAFGHLVVPWHLATREMAADIRRVLRPDGIYVQNVIDYPPDRFIRAELATVSAVFAHVALIAPPGAIAGQHGANFVIVASDVPLPLAGIPPGLKRLPEPAELLDEARTADWVGDARVLTDDYAPVDQLLATA, via the coding sequence ATCGTCACGAAACCGGCAACCACGGCGCCGGCCGCGCCGCACGCCCTGCCGAACGGGCTGGCCGCCTTCCTGGTCTTCCTCTCCAGCGGGGCGGTGCTGGTGCTGGAGACCGTCTCGCTGCGCCTGGTCGGCCCGTACGTCGGGGTGACCCTCCAGGTGACCAGCTCGGTCATCGGCATGGCGCTCGCCGCCATCGCGTACGGGGCGTGGATGGGCGGGTGGCTCGCCGACCGGCGGGACCCGCGTACCCTGCTCGCCCCGGCCCTGGTGCTGGCCGGCATCGCCACCGCGGTCACCCTGCCCATCGTCAGGTACGCCGGTGAGGCGTTGCGCGGCGGCGCGGCCAGCGCGGTGCTGCTGCTGACCGCGCTCACCGTGCTGCTGCCGGCGGCGCTGCTGGCCGGGATCACCCCGCTCGTGGTGAAGCTCCAACTCGCCGACCTGCGCCGCACCGGCCAGGTGGTCGGCAAGCTGTCCAGCATCGGCACGCTCGGCGGCATCACCGCCACGCTGGGCACCGGCTTCATCCTGGTCGCCGCGCTGCCCAGCTCGGTGATCGTGCTGGCGCTCGCCGGGGTGCTCGGCGTCACCGGGCTGGCGCTGGGGTTCTGGCTGCGGCGGCGCTCGGGGAGCGGGCTGTCGACGCCGGGCCGGGCCAAGGCGGCGCTGGCGCTGCTCGGCCTCGCCGCCGCCGGGCTCACCGCCGCCGCGCCGAACCCGTGCGACGTGGAGACCGCCTACCACTGCGCCCGGGTCGAGGCGGACCCGGCGTTGCCGGAGGGGCGCACGCTCTACCTCAACTCGGCCGAGCACTCGTACGTCGACCTGGCCGACCCGACCCACCTGAAATACTCGTACGCCCAGTGGGTCGGCCTGGTCGCGGACCTGGCGCGGCCGGCCGGGCAGCCGATGGACGCGCTGCACCTGGGCGGCGGCGGATTCACCGTGCCCAACTACCTGGCCGCGACCCGGCCCGGCAGCGACAACCTGGTCTTCGAGGTCGACGGCGGCCTGGTCGAGCTGGACCGGCGGGAAATGGGCCTGCGCACCGGGCCGAAGCTGCGCGCCCGGGTGGGCGACGCGCGGGTGCTGCTCGGCGGCGAGCCGACCGACAGCCGCGACTTCGTCGTCGGCGACGCGTTCGGTCACCTGGTGGTGCCCTGGCACCTGGCCACCCGGGAGATGGCCGCCGACATCCGCCGGGTGCTCCGCCCGGACGGGATCTACGTGCAGAACGTCATCGACTATCCGCCGGACCGGTTCATCCGGGCCGAACTGGCCACCGTCTCGGCCGTGTTCGCGCACGTCGCGCTGATCGCCCCGCCGGGCGCGATCGCCGGGCAGCACGGCGCGAACTTCGTGATCGTCGCCTCGGACGTGCCGCTGCCGCTGGCGGGGATCCCGCCCGGCCTGAAGCGGCTCCCCGAGCCGGCCGAGCTGCTCGACGAGGCGCGCACGGCCGACTGGGTGGGGGACGCGCGGGTGCTCACGGACGACTACGCGCCGGTGGACCAGCTCCTCGCGACCGCCTGA
- a CDS encoding M28 family peptidase — protein sequence MGVPPIRPADRAFAKPRRRLPAAVAALVALLAVGAGVVVSLATPAPRPASAPAGDFSAARAYRTVEVIAARPHVAGSAANDRVREHLVGALRGLGLETEVQDAVAPEAGQLSGAAGGATLARVRNVVARLPGTDPTGKVFLVAHYDSVQTGPGGNDDAAGTATILEVARALTTGPRPRNDVVFVLTDAEEACLCGAAGFAADHPLADGGGVVLNLEARGSTGPVIMFETSRNNAKLVDVFGRAAPHPVGTSFAVEIYRALPNDTDFTAFLDRDFVGLNSAYIDGGAIYHTPLDVPARMDRGSLQMHGDNALGLAREFGRTDLGDLRSGHDDTYFPVLGLLVRYPGGLNLPLAVAALLAVGALGWLLRRRGRATAGTLAAGAGLALAPVVVAPLGAWLLWAAITTIRPGYAELLDPYRPGWYRLAVVALAATVLLCWYALLRRRFGPAALAFGGLLWLALFGVLLAVLVPGAAYLTTLPALAGALAGLAALATRRDGPWPVVAVTLAGAVAVIILLPTVVLLFPALGMGMGAVAALFATLLGLAALPVVDLLHPRAGGQRGLLALRARRLGALPAGAAFVAAAVFAGVGLAVDRFDADHPVPTHLMYALDAGTRKAAWLSHEEMPQPWTDSYVDRNISVADDFPGIGDGELRAGPAPAASLPAPKLEVLADDRTGDQRVLRVRVTPQRSVRLLTLHVDTRTATVRSATVAGRDVPVKAREGRWGFGVVFHAPPPEGVEITLTLVPRGDTVTVRAMDASDGLSSVPGFRARPANVGVVGSHSSEMLAVAQTYTL from the coding sequence GTGGGCGTACCTCCCATCCGCCCCGCCGACCGCGCGTTCGCCAAGCCGCGCCGCCGGCTGCCCGCCGCCGTCGCCGCGCTGGTCGCGCTGCTCGCCGTCGGGGCGGGCGTCGTGGTCAGCCTCGCCACCCCGGCCCCGCGCCCGGCGAGCGCGCCGGCCGGCGACTTCAGCGCCGCCCGGGCGTACCGGACCGTCGAGGTGATCGCGGCCCGGCCGCACGTGGCCGGCAGTGCGGCCAACGACCGGGTACGCGAACACCTGGTCGGCGCGCTGCGCGGGCTGGGCCTGGAGACCGAGGTGCAGGACGCGGTGGCGCCCGAGGCCGGTCAGCTCAGCGGCGCGGCCGGCGGGGCGACGCTGGCGCGGGTCCGCAACGTGGTGGCCCGGCTCCCCGGCACCGACCCGACCGGCAAGGTCTTCCTGGTCGCGCACTACGACTCGGTGCAGACCGGGCCGGGCGGCAACGACGACGCGGCCGGCACCGCCACCATCCTGGAGGTGGCCCGGGCGCTGACCACCGGCCCGCGCCCCCGCAACGACGTGGTCTTCGTGCTCACCGACGCGGAGGAGGCGTGCCTGTGCGGCGCCGCCGGCTTCGCCGCCGACCACCCGCTCGCCGACGGCGGCGGGGTGGTGCTCAACCTGGAGGCGCGTGGCTCCACCGGTCCGGTGATCATGTTCGAGACGTCCCGGAACAACGCGAAGCTCGTGGACGTCTTCGGCCGGGCCGCCCCGCACCCGGTGGGCACCTCGTTCGCCGTGGAGATCTACCGGGCGCTGCCGAACGACACCGACTTCACCGCGTTCCTCGACCGCGACTTCGTCGGGCTCAACTCCGCCTACATCGACGGCGGCGCGATCTACCACACCCCGCTCGACGTGCCGGCCCGGATGGACCGGGGCAGCCTCCAGATGCACGGCGACAACGCGCTGGGCCTGGCCCGCGAGTTCGGCCGCACCGACCTGGGCGACCTGCGGTCCGGCCACGACGACACCTACTTCCCGGTGCTCGGCCTGCTGGTCCGCTATCCCGGCGGGTTGAACCTGCCGCTGGCTGTGGCCGCCCTGCTCGCGGTGGGCGCGCTCGGCTGGCTGCTGCGCCGCCGGGGCCGGGCCACCGCCGGCACGCTCGCCGCCGGCGCCGGCCTGGCCCTGGCGCCGGTCGTCGTGGCCCCGCTCGGCGCGTGGCTGCTCTGGGCCGCGATCACCACGATCCGTCCCGGGTACGCCGAGCTGCTCGACCCGTACCGTCCGGGCTGGTACCGCCTGGCCGTGGTGGCGCTCGCCGCCACGGTGCTCCTCTGCTGGTACGCGCTGCTCCGCCGCCGGTTCGGCCCGGCCGCGCTGGCGTTCGGCGGCCTGCTCTGGCTGGCCCTGTTCGGCGTGCTGCTCGCCGTGCTGGTGCCCGGCGCGGCGTACCTGACGACCCTGCCGGCCCTGGCCGGCGCGCTCGCCGGCCTCGCCGCGCTCGCCACCCGCCGGGACGGCCCGTGGCCGGTGGTCGCGGTGACGCTTGCCGGCGCGGTCGCCGTGATCATCCTGCTGCCCACGGTGGTGCTGCTCTTCCCGGCGCTCGGCATGGGCATGGGCGCGGTGGCCGCGCTGTTCGCGACGCTGCTCGGCCTGGCCGCGCTACCAGTGGTGGACCTGCTGCACCCCCGGGCCGGCGGCCAGCGCGGCCTGCTCGCGCTGCGCGCCCGCCGCCTCGGCGCGCTGCCGGCCGGGGCCGCGTTCGTGGCGGCGGCGGTGTTCGCCGGGGTCGGCCTCGCCGTCGACCGTTTCGACGCCGACCATCCCGTGCCCACCCACCTGATGTACGCGCTCGACGCCGGCACGCGGAAGGCGGCCTGGCTCAGCCACGAGGAGATGCCGCAACCCTGGACCGACAGCTACGTCGACCGGAACATCTCGGTGGCCGACGACTTCCCCGGGATCGGCGACGGCGAGTTGCGCGCCGGCCCGGCTCCGGCGGCGTCCCTGCCCGCGCCGAAGCTGGAGGTGCTCGCCGACGACCGCACCGGCGACCAGCGGGTGCTGCGGGTGCGGGTGACCCCGCAGCGGTCCGTCCGCCTGCTCACGCTGCACGTGGACACGCGCACCGCCACCGTGCGGTCCGCCACGGTGGCCGGGCGGGACGTGCCGGTCAAGGCGCGCGAGGGCCGGTGGGGCTTCGGCGTCGTGTTCCACGCGCCGCCGCCGGAGGGGGTGGAGATCACGTTGACGCTGGTGCCGCGGGGCGACACCGTGACGGTGCGCGCGATGGACGCCAGCGACGGGTTGTCCTCCGTGCCCGGGTTCCGGGCGCGTCCGGCGAATGTGGGCGTGGTCGGCTCGCACAGCTCGGAGATGCTGGCGGTGGCGCAGACGTACACGCTTTGA
- a CDS encoding inositol monophosphatase family protein — MADALLDDVAALLREAAAEVVVPMFRRLDPSDISEKAPGEVVTVADREAEKVISEGLRRLRPGSVVVGEEAVAEDPDLLRHLHRSGDVWLVDPVDGTSNFAAGRRPFALMAALLTDGVPVASWVYDPLDGTMAAGRLGAGTRLGDTPVRTDGPAPAAGAMRGTAMTTFLPQEFRRDVEAGGRRIGELLPGQHCAGREYLDMLTGAQQFVLFWRTLPWDHTPGTLLVREAGGVARRFDGTDYHPADEGRGLLVAASAEIWDEVYGALLAH, encoded by the coding sequence GTGGCTGACGCGCTGCTGGACGACGTCGCCGCGCTGCTCCGGGAGGCGGCGGCCGAGGTGGTCGTGCCGATGTTCCGCCGGCTGGACCCGTCCGACATCTCCGAGAAGGCGCCCGGCGAGGTGGTGACCGTCGCCGACCGCGAGGCCGAAAAGGTGATCTCCGAAGGGTTGCGGCGGTTGCGCCCCGGCTCGGTGGTGGTCGGCGAGGAGGCCGTCGCCGAGGATCCGGACCTGCTCCGGCACCTGCACCGCAGCGGTGACGTGTGGTTGGTCGACCCGGTCGACGGCACGTCCAACTTCGCCGCCGGCCGGCGGCCCTTCGCCTTGATGGCCGCGCTGCTCACCGACGGCGTGCCGGTGGCCTCCTGGGTCTACGACCCGCTGGACGGCACGATGGCGGCCGGGCGGCTCGGCGCGGGAACCCGGCTCGGCGACACGCCGGTGCGGACCGACGGGCCGGCGCCGGCGGCGGGTGCGATGCGCGGCACCGCGATGACGACGTTCCTGCCCCAGGAGTTCCGCCGCGACGTCGAGGCCGGTGGCCGCCGGATCGGTGAGCTGCTGCCCGGCCAGCACTGCGCCGGCCGGGAATACCTGGACATGCTCACCGGCGCGCAGCAGTTCGTGCTGTTCTGGCGCACGCTGCCGTGGGACCACACCCCCGGCACGCTGCTGGTCCGGGAGGCCGGCGGGGTGGCCCGCCGGTTCGACGGCACCGACTACCACCCGGCCGACGAGGGGCGGGGCCTGCTGGTCGCGGCCAGCGCGGAGATCTGGGACGAGGTGTACGGGGCGCTGCTGGCGCACTGA
- a CDS encoding serine/threonine-protein kinase encodes MGGAVRNGVQLLGERYRLVEQLGAGGMSVVWRGYDEVLGRQVAVKVLASRLASDKAFRHRIRVEAQAAARLCHPNITNVYDYGESVQVGLTVPYVVMELVDGGPLSGRLGRDGQLPWREALTIGAEVASALATAHARGVVHRDVTPGNVMLTPNGVKVVDFGISALVGESDKGPDGALLGTPAYLAPERLDNGHVSPATDVYAVGLLLYRMLTGRLPWQASTTTEMLRAHMYRDPDPMPPVPGLPAPVADLVHRCLAKRPEDRPVTAEVARTLAEAVGIASIVPVSPAFGPVDPVLAENANTTILPWSAATDALPYSSIRTRTRRSAARRRRVEAGVAAAGLIAVTATMWGLTSKSPASGGVEPTEARMGLPEPVPCAVDYSLRRDTGKDFSAELTLTNTGARELRDWTMSFSFPGKQAVTTAQPAVRQVGRTVSVAAPTSAPALAPGASTKLTLAGRYTGSNTLPVAFTLGGHPCGVQVSGIAGSVPVTTAPKTKAPAKPATKTTKTVAKSGPAKAKPKPAPKAKPPKPPKAKGKESGKGKG; translated from the coding sequence ATGGGCGGAGCGGTCAGGAACGGCGTGCAACTGCTCGGTGAGCGGTACCGGCTGGTCGAGCAGTTGGGCGCCGGTGGCATGTCGGTGGTCTGGCGCGGCTACGACGAGGTGCTCGGCCGGCAGGTGGCGGTCAAGGTGCTCGCCTCGCGGCTCGCCAGCGACAAGGCGTTCCGGCACCGGATCCGCGTCGAGGCGCAGGCCGCCGCGCGGCTCTGCCACCCCAACATCACCAACGTGTACGACTACGGCGAGTCCGTCCAGGTCGGGCTGACCGTGCCGTACGTGGTCATGGAGCTTGTCGACGGCGGCCCGCTCAGCGGCCGGCTCGGCCGGGACGGGCAGCTTCCCTGGCGGGAGGCGCTGACCATCGGCGCGGAGGTCGCCTCGGCGCTCGCCACCGCGCACGCCCGGGGCGTGGTGCACCGCGACGTCACCCCCGGCAACGTCATGCTCACCCCCAACGGGGTGAAGGTCGTCGACTTCGGCATCTCGGCGCTCGTCGGGGAGAGCGACAAGGGGCCGGACGGCGCGTTGCTCGGCACGCCCGCCTACCTCGCGCCGGAGCGGCTGGACAACGGCCACGTCTCGCCGGCCACCGACGTCTACGCGGTCGGCCTGCTGCTCTACCGGATGCTCACCGGGCGGCTGCCGTGGCAGGCCAGCACCACCACCGAGATGCTGCGCGCCCACATGTACCGCGACCCCGACCCGATGCCCCCGGTGCCGGGGCTTCCGGCGCCGGTCGCCGACCTGGTCCACCGTTGCCTGGCCAAGCGCCCCGAGGACCGGCCGGTCACCGCCGAGGTGGCCCGTACGCTCGCCGAGGCGGTCGGGATCGCGTCGATCGTGCCGGTGTCCCCGGCGTTCGGCCCCGTCGACCCGGTGCTGGCCGAGAACGCGAACACCACGATCCTGCCCTGGTCGGCGGCGACCGACGCGCTGCCGTACTCGTCGATCCGCACCCGGACCCGACGTTCGGCGGCCCGGCGGCGCAGGGTGGAGGCCGGGGTGGCCGCCGCCGGGTTGATCGCGGTCACCGCCACGATGTGGGGTCTGACGTCGAAGAGCCCGGCCAGCGGCGGGGTGGAACCGACCGAGGCACGGATGGGCCTGCCCGAGCCGGTGCCCTGCGCGGTCGACTACTCGTTGCGCCGCGACACCGGCAAGGACTTCTCCGCCGAGCTGACACTCACCAACACCGGCGCCCGGGAGCTGCGCGACTGGACCATGAGCTTCAGCTTCCCCGGCAAGCAGGCGGTGACCACCGCCCAACCCGCGGTACGCCAGGTGGGGCGGACGGTGTCGGTCGCGGCGCCGACGTCCGCGCCGGCACTGGCACCGGGCGCGTCGACGAAGCTGACGCTGGCCGGGCGCTACACCGGGAGCAACACGCTGCCGGTGGCGTTCACGCTCGGCGGCCACCCGTGCGGGGTGCAGGTGTCGGGCATCGCCGGTTCGGTTCCGGTCACCACCGCGCCGAAGACGAAGGCCCCGGCCAAGCCGGCCACGAAGACCACGAAGACCGTGGCCAAGAGCGGGCCGGCGAAGGCGAAACCGAAGCCGGCGCCGAAGGCCAAGCCGCCGAAGCCACCCAAGGCCAAGGGCAAGGAGAGCGGCAAGGGAAAAGGCTAG
- a CDS encoding SDR family NAD(P)-dependent oxidoreductase, producing MRTWFITGASRGLGRAFAEAALNRGDRVAAAARTVTRDHFDARHGDRLLTLTLDVTDRAAVFAAVASAVEHFGRLDVVVNNAGTLSMGMIEEFTEAEARAQFEVNVFGALWVSQAVLPHLRAQRSGHIVQVSSIAALGGFPSTGLYSASKFALEGMSEALAAEAAAFGIKVSIVQPGGYWTDLYTSVSATTPMDAYAPLRAELERQWAEGSVDSEPRLAAEALLRLVDSDDPPLRLLFGSMVYDLAFDLSRRRMDTWASWEQVSRAAERATPAPGTA from the coding sequence AACCGGGGCGACCGGGTGGCCGCCGCGGCCCGGACCGTCACCCGGGACCACTTCGACGCCCGGCACGGCGACCGGCTGCTGACCCTGACCCTGGACGTGACCGACCGGGCGGCCGTCTTCGCCGCCGTGGCCAGCGCCGTCGAGCACTTCGGGCGGCTCGACGTCGTCGTCAACAACGCCGGCACCCTGTCCATGGGCATGATCGAGGAGTTCACCGAGGCCGAGGCGCGGGCCCAGTTCGAGGTGAACGTCTTCGGCGCGCTGTGGGTCAGCCAGGCCGTGCTGCCGCACCTGCGCGCGCAACGGTCCGGCCACATCGTGCAGGTTTCCAGCATCGCCGCGCTCGGTGGCTTCCCGAGCACCGGGCTGTACAGCGCGAGCAAGTTCGCGCTGGAGGGCATGAGCGAGGCCCTGGCGGCGGAGGCGGCGGCCTTCGGCATCAAGGTCAGCATCGTGCAGCCGGGCGGCTACTGGACCGACCTCTACACGAGCGTCAGCGCCACCACCCCGATGGACGCGTACGCGCCGCTCCGTGCCGAGTTGGAGCGGCAGTGGGCGGAAGGCTCCGTCGACAGCGAGCCCCGGCTGGCCGCCGAGGCTCTGCTGCGACTCGTCGACAGCGACGACCCGCCGCTGCGGCTGCTGTTCGGCAGCATGGTGTACGACCTGGCGTTCGACCTCTCCCGCCGGCGGATGGACACCTGGGCGAGCTGGGAACAGGTCAGCCGCGCGGCCGAGCGCGCGACGCCCGCCCCCGGAACGGCCTGA
- a CDS encoding response regulator — protein sequence MTAPADGKSPIEVLLVEDDPGDVLMTQEAFEEHKLRNRLTVVSDGAEALAYLRREGPYADAVAPDLILLDLNLPRRDGREVLEEIKQDEQLRRIPVVVLTTSQADEDILRSYQLHANAYVTKPVDFERFISVVRQIDEFFVSVVKLPPRG from the coding sequence ATGACCGCGCCCGCGGACGGCAAGAGCCCGATCGAGGTCCTGCTCGTCGAGGACGATCCGGGTGACGTGCTGATGACCCAGGAGGCGTTCGAGGAGCACAAGCTCCGCAACCGCCTGACTGTCGTCTCCGACGGCGCCGAGGCGCTTGCCTACCTGCGTCGCGAGGGACCGTACGCGGACGCGGTGGCGCCCGACCTGATCCTGCTCGACCTGAACCTGCCCCGCCGGGACGGCCGGGAGGTGCTGGAGGAGATCAAGCAGGACGAGCAGCTACGCCGGATCCCGGTCGTGGTGCTCACCACCTCGCAGGCCGACGAGGACATCCTGCGCAGCTACCAGCTCCACGCCAACGCCTACGTGACCAAGCCGGTGGACTTCGAGCGTTTCATCTCGGTGGTCCGCCAGATCGACGAGTTCTTCGTCAGCGTGGTCAAGCTGCCGCCGCGTGGCTGA
- a CDS encoding fused response regulator/phosphatase has protein sequence MARPHRGAGVSASAVAPRGGAGLHGGLPPGERLRVLLVEDDEGDAFLVGELLAETNSMIDLLVATSLSEARQRVMGVDCVLLDLGLPDAQGLDGLRRALEMASGAAVCVLTGRSDEHLGIVAVAEGAQDYLVKGQVDGVLLTRALRYAVERKRADENARRLREVELRQAESARLERGLLPQPLMTTDEVSVHTFYRPGRHAALIGGDFYDVVQTRPDRIDLIVGDVCGHGVDEAALGVELRVAWRALVLAGVPDDEVLPALEQVLMSERRLQEIFATVATARLDLASARATVRLAGHPPPLLISGGKVAPVPAKGGLLLGVRPRRPVAFDLEFDTDDWSLLMYTDGLIEGRVDGGDERLDVPGLTGLLADPANRAVPLSELPAWLVGRAEQINGGPLADDVAMLLVTRGGGR, from the coding sequence GTGGCCCGGCCGCACCGGGGTGCCGGCGTGTCGGCTTCTGCCGTCGCGCCCCGAGGTGGCGCGGGGCTGCACGGTGGCCTTCCGCCTGGTGAACGGCTGCGGGTGCTCCTGGTCGAGGACGACGAGGGCGACGCCTTCCTGGTCGGCGAGTTGCTCGCCGAGACCAACTCGATGATCGACCTGCTGGTGGCGACAAGCCTCAGCGAGGCCCGGCAGCGGGTGATGGGTGTCGACTGCGTCCTGCTCGACCTGGGCCTGCCCGACGCGCAGGGCCTGGACGGGCTGCGGCGGGCGCTGGAGATGGCAAGCGGCGCCGCGGTCTGCGTGCTGACCGGCCGCTCCGACGAGCACCTGGGCATCGTGGCGGTCGCCGAAGGGGCGCAGGACTACCTGGTCAAGGGGCAGGTAGATGGCGTCCTGCTGACCCGGGCGCTGCGCTACGCGGTGGAGCGCAAGCGGGCCGACGAGAACGCCCGCCGGCTGCGCGAGGTGGAGCTGCGCCAGGCCGAGTCCGCCCGCCTGGAGCGGGGCCTGCTGCCGCAGCCGCTGATGACCACCGACGAGGTGTCGGTGCACACGTTCTACCGGCCCGGCCGGCACGCCGCGCTGATCGGCGGCGACTTCTACGACGTGGTGCAGACCCGACCGGACCGGATCGACCTGATCGTCGGCGACGTGTGCGGCCACGGCGTGGACGAGGCGGCGCTCGGGGTCGAGCTGCGCGTGGCCTGGCGGGCGCTGGTGCTGGCCGGGGTGCCCGACGACGAGGTGCTGCCGGCGCTGGAGCAGGTGCTGATGAGCGAGCGCCGGCTCCAGGAGATCTTCGCGACGGTGGCCACCGCCCGGCTCGACCTGGCGTCCGCCCGGGCCACCGTACGGCTCGCCGGTCACCCGCCGCCGCTGCTGATCAGCGGCGGTAAGGTCGCCCCGGTGCCGGCCAAGGGCGGGCTGCTGCTCGGCGTCCGCCCCCGTCGCCCCGTTGCCTTCGATCTGGAGTTCGACACCGATGACTGGTCCCTGCTGATGTACACCGACGGCCTTATCGAGGGTCGGGTCGACGGCGGCGACGAACGACTCGACGTGCCGGGGCTCACCGGCCTGCTCGCCGACCCGGCCAACCGGGCGGTGCCACTGTCCGAGCTGCCGGCCTGGCTGGTCGGCCGTGCCGAGCAGATCAACGGTGGCCCGCTCGCCGACGACGTGGCGATGTTGCTGGTGACCCGGGGCGGGGGTCGCTAA